GCCTTGCTTGGTTATGAATTTGATTTAGTTGATATTGATATGATTCAAATGGTTCGCTTGATGAAAGATGGACAAGAATATAAAATGTCTAAAAGAAAAGGAACAGCAGTTTGACTGGTTGATCTTTTGGAAATGGTTGGAAAAGATGCGATTAGATATATGCTTGTTTCTAAAACCCCATCTAGTCATATGGACTTTGATTTAGATTTAGCTTTAGAAAAGAATTCAACCAATCCAGTTTATTATGCTCAATATGCTACAGCAAGATGTAATAAAATAATTCAATCTTTAGATAATTTAGATTTAAAAATTAATAAAGAAATTAAATTCGAAAGCCAAAAAGAAAAAGAACTTATAATTTTATTAGATAGTTTTAATTCAATTATTGAATATGCAGGAAGTTCAAGATTGCCAAATATTGTTTGTGATTATATTCAAACATTAGCAAAAGCATTCCATTCTTATTATTCAGAAACTAAAATATTAGACAATGATAATAAAAAATTAACTAACCAAAGAGTTTTATTGGTTAAATCTGTATACCAAGTATTATCAAATGCATTTGGGTTGATTGGAATTGAAGTAAAAGATAGTATGTAATTAAAAGTGGGGTTTGCAACTTCACTTTTTTTATGTTAGAATTACAAAAGATTATATATTCTAGTTTGAATAGAAATGTATAATTCATAAATTTAAAAAATACAAAAAGGAGAAAACAGTATGGCAAATAAAAAACCAACATTCGTTTCAATGGACTTAGGTACAGCTAATACACTAGTATACATTGCTGGACAAGGTATTGTTTATAACGAACCATCAATCGTTGCTTACAGAATTAAAGAAAACAAAATTATCGCTGTAGGTGAAGAAGCATACAAAATGATCGGTAAAGGAAACAAAACTATTCGTGTTGTAAGACCAATGGTTGACGGAGTTATTACTGACATTAGAGCTACTGAAGCTCAATTGAGATACATCTTCTCAAAATTAAGAATTACAAAACAATTAAGACACTCAATCATGCTATTAGCATGTCCTTCAGTTATTACTGAATTAGAAAAAACAGCTCTTAAAAAAATCGCTGTTAACTTAGGAGCAGACCAAGTATTCGTTGAAGAAGAAGTTAAAATGGCTGCTTTAGGTGGTGGAGTTAATATCTATGCACCAACAGGAAACTTAATCGTTGATATGGGTGGGGGAACTACTGATATAGCTGTTTTAGCATCAGGAGATATCGTTCTATCAAAATCAATTAAAGTTGCTGGAAACTACTTAAACGATGAATGTCAAAAATTCATTCGTTCACAATACGGATTAGAAATCGGATCAAAAACTGCTGAATCAATCAAAGTTAACGTTGGTTCATTAGCAAAATTCCCAGATGAAAGACGTATGAAAGTTTACGGACGTGACGTTGTTTCTGGATTACCAAGAGAAATCGAAATTACTCCAGAAGAAGTACGTGAAGTATTAAAAGTACCAGTATCAAGAATTATTGACTTAACAGTTCAAGTTTTAGAAGATACACCACCAGAATTAGCTGGAGATATCTTTAGAAACGGGATCACAATCTGTGGTGGTGGAGCCCTAATCAGAGGAATCGACAAATACTTCGCAGATACATTACAATTACCAACAAAAATTGGTGAACAACCATTATTAGCCGTTATTAACGGAACTAAAAAATTCGAAAGTGAAATCTGAGAAATTGTTAAAGCTCAAAGATTGCACGACGATATAATGGGTAGATAATAATCCTTTAGTTTATAAAGTTTAAATATTTTAAAAAATAAGGGGGTTTATTATGTACAAAGAATTTAATAGACCATTCATTTCCCTGGATCTTGGAACTAGCAACATTCTTGCCTATGTTTCAGGACAGGGAATTGTTTATAATCAGCCAAGTTTAATGGCTTACGATGTTAGAACTAACAAATTAGTAGCCATTGGACAAGAAGCTTATGAAATGGTCGGAAAAACAAATGACAATATTAGACTTATAACACCATTAGTTGATGGGGTTATTGCAGACTTAGATGCTGCACAAGACCTATTGAAACACATTTTTGATAGATTAAAAATGATGAACTTTTGAAAAAGTTCAATCGTTGTTCTAGCTTGCCCTTCGGGAGTTACAGAGTTAGAAAGAGATGCACTTAAAATGGTCGCAAAAGACATGGGTGCCAGTTTAGTTGTTGTTGAAGAAGAAGTTAAAATGTCTGCTTTAGGTGCAGGTGTTAACATTGAAATGCCAGTTGGACATTTAATTGTTGATATCGGTGGAGGAACTACTGATATAGCAATTATTTCAAATGGAGATATTGTTATTTCAAGATCTCTTAAAATAGCCGGAAATGCATTTAATGAAGAGATTTTAAAATATGTTAGAGCAGAATACAATATTTCAATTGGTATTAAAACTGCTGAAAATATTAAAAAAAGTTGTGGTTCATTGGTTAAATATCCAAATGAACGTTCAATGCAAATATACGGTAGAGATATCGTTTCAGGATTACCAAAAGAAGTTACTGTGAACTCAGAAGAAATTAGAAATGTTCTATTAGGAGCATTTAGTAAAATCACTGATTTAGTAATAGAAATCATGGAAAACACTCCTCCTGAATTAGCTGGAGATATCATGAAAAATGGTATGGTACTGTGTGGTGGTGGAGCATTGGTAAGAAATGTTGATAAATATTTCTTCGATATATTCCAACTACCGACAAAAATTGCTGCTGATCCACTTAACTGTGTTATTGAAGGAACAAAAGCATATGAAAAAATAATCTTAAAAAGAGTTGAAGCTGGTGAATACGCTGATAGCCAAGACACATATCTTCAAACACTTAAAAAATAGAAACTTATGTTTCTATTTTTTTATTATAATTTTATTTTTTTAAAAATCTAATTAACTCAATGTATGTTAATCTCTTTTAGGAAGGTGTAAGTATGAATGAAATAAAAATAGAACTATCAAATAGAGATGACATTACTTATGAACTTATTTCAGAAATAATAATTAAGCACTTTACAAGAGATGGAAAATCATTTTTAAAAGGAGCTGACTATAGAATAAACGATAAGGATAGAGTTTGATTTATAAATTTTGCTGCAAGAGACAGAATTAATGAAATGATTAGAAAAGAAAAGTATGCTATCTACCCTTCTGATGATACAGAAAAGATATTTTTATTTAATGAAACAGGATCAGAAGAAAATATTTTAAAGAGATTTAATAATTTTAAAAATAAAGATGATTATATAATTGTTTTTGCAAAGTTTAAAGATAATTCATTTTATAAAGGTTATAAATTTTTGGGAGTATATAAATTAGATGGAATGGTCGAAAATAATCCAGCTAATATGGTGTTTAAAAAGGTAGAAAATACTTATCTTTTAACAAATTCAAAATAAACCCCCTTGTTTTCTATATTTAAAAATAGTATAATAAAAGTACATATTTTATTATGGCTCAGGAGGTATTTATGAAAATAGATGAACGTACATTTATTGCTTTAGATTTAGGTACAAGTAACATATTAGCTTTTGTTGGAAGACAAGGGATAGTTTACGATGAACCGTCAATCATGGCATATGATAACATCACTAACACATTAGTTGCTTTAGGTGCAGATGCTTACAACATGGTTGGTAAAACACACGAAAACATTAGAATGGTAGTTCCAATTAAAGATGGAGTTATTACAGATTTAGATGCTGCAAAAGACATGCTAAAACACGTTTTCAGTAAATTAAAAATGTTAAATGACTGAAAAAACTCAATTATATTACTTGCATGTCCAAGTGAAGTTACTGAATTAGAGAGAGAAGCTCTAAAACAAGTTGCTTACGATATGGGAGCAGAAATAGTTATTGTTGAAGAAGAAGTTAAAATGGCTGCATTAGGTGCAGGAATTAACATCGATGTTCCAAGAGGACACATCGTTATTGATATCGGTGGAGGAACTACTGATATAGCAATTATTTCAGCAGGAGACGTAGTTATATCAAGATCAATTAAAGTTGCTGGAAATGCATTAGATGAAGAAATCAAAAAATACATTAGATCAGAATACAATGTTACAATTGGTGACAGAAGTGCTGAAGACGTTAAAAAAGAATTAGGTTCATTATCAAAATATAAAGGTGAAAGAACTATGTCTGTATTCGGTAGAGATATCGTTTCAGGATTACCAAAAGAAGCAATTATAAGTTCAGAAGAAATTAGAAACGTTTTAGTTAACGCATTTAGTAGAATCACTGACTTATTAATTGAATTAATGGAAAACACTCCTCCTGAATTAGCTGGGGATATAATTTCAAACGGATTTACAATTTGTGGTGGTGGATCACAAATTAGAGGAATTAAAGAATACTTTAACGGTATATTCTCAGTTCCTTGTCATGTATCACCTAACCCATTAACCGGTGTTATCGAAGGTGCAAGAGTATTCCAAAAAATAATTAATGACAGAATTGAAAAAGATTACTATGGAAAAAACGCAAGAAACGTTAAAAAAGGTAGTCAAACTTCATACTTATAGTAGATAAAAAAAATTGGTTTTAATTAAAACCAATTTTTTTTATCTAAATTTTAAATATTTTTAAAGCATTATTTGTCGTTGCTTCAATAACGTCAGATTTGTTAACCTTTTTAATACTAGCTATTTTTTCAACAGTGTAGACTATGTTCTTGGACATATTTAATTTACCTCTTTTTGGTTCTGGAGTTAAATACGGAGCATCTGTTTCAACTATCATTTCATTTAAAGATAATTTTTCAACAGTTTCTTGAAGCGGCAAGGCATTTTTGAAAGTTACAACTCCAGGTATAGAAATTAAATAACCTCTTTTTGTAAATTTCTTAGCCAACTCAAACCCTCTTGTATAACAGTGAACAATAGCCCTTTTCACTTTTAATTCATCTAATATTTCTAAAGCATCTATGTATGCCGCTTCTGATTCATCATTATCTCTCAAGTGCATCATAACCACCAAATCATTTCTTTGAGCTATTCTGATTTGTTCTTTAAAAAATTCTTTTTGTATTTCTTTGTGGTCGTCAGTGTAATAATAATCTAATCCAACTTCTCCAATCGCAACAACACCTTCTCCGTGTGCCATTGTATCAATTTCATCCAAATCATCAATAGTGAATTTATTTACATCATTCGGGTGGATACCAACAGCCGCATAAACGTTTGGATATTTTAAAGCATATTTACACGCCTCTCTTGATGATTTAATATCAAATCCTACACAACAAAAATGAGAAACACCAACTATCTTAGCTTCATTAATCATATCAGAAGCTTCAAATTCCTTTTCTTTATATACAACATCATTAAAGTGTGTATGTGTATCAAATATACCTGCCATAAATTTCTCCTACTTTCCTAAACAATATTTTCTAAATATAGTGTCAATAACTTCTTCATCAGCATCATAAATACCCAAGAGGTTATTTAAAATTTTTAATATTTCATATAAATCAAAATTGATTAGATCGGTTGTGAAACCTTGTTCAATATTATCTGAACATTTTTCTAATAATTCTAATATAGTTTTAAACATTTCAATGTGAAATGCATTTGATAGAACAGGGACTTCACTTTCAAGAAGATCCTCGTTGTTAAATTGCTCTTCAATTTTACTTATAAGGTTTCTTATATCACCCTTTAAAGCCGAGACCATAACTAAGTCTTTGAATTCGTCTTGAATTTCCCTTATTTCATTTTCACTAAGTAATTCAACCTTATTTAAAACAACAATGTGCTTCTTATCCTTTATCTTTTCATAAATCTCATAATTAATTTTACCCTTATTTATGACAAATAAAATAATATTTGAAGTTTGAATTAAAGAAATGCTTTTTTCAATTCCCATTTTTTCAACTTCGTCTTTTGTATTTCTAATTCCAGCAGTATCGATAAGATTTAAAGAAAAGTTTTCAAAATTTAATTGTCCTTCAACAATATCTCTTGTAGTACCTTCTATATCAGTAACAATAGCTTTGTCTTCTGCTATAAGAGAATTTAAAAGCGAAGATTTACCGACGTTTGTTTCTCCGAGAATCAGTGTGCTTATTCCATTATTTAAAATATTGAATCTTTTACTTGTTTCTAATATTTTTGTAACTTGATTTTTTAGTTTTGTTAATTCTAATTGTATTTCTTCAGTTGTTGAACCTTCAACATCATCATAATCAGGATAATCTATTGAAGTTTGAATTTTAGAAATAAGATCTATTAAACTTTCTTTTATTTTTAATAATGATTTATTATTTTTACCCTCTAAATTTAGTGCATTAATTTTCAGAGCCAGTTCATTTTTTGAATCAATTAGATTATTAATACTTTCTGCTTGTATTAAATTTATCTTTCCATTCAAATATGCTCTTTGAGAAAATTCTCCTGGCAAAGCAGGTCTTGCGCCATATGAAATAAGTAATGAAATGATTTTATTAGTTAGTAAAATTCCACCATGACATTGAATCTCAACAACATTTTCACCAGTAAATGATTTTCCATTCACAAATGTAAGTATTAAAGACTCATCTATTATGTCGTTATTTTCATATAATTTTCTAACTTGCATTTTATTTTCTATTTCAAGTTTATTTCTTAAAATTTTATTAACTATATCTATGGATTGCTCTCCAGATAATCTTATAATTGAAATTGCTTGTCTAGAAACTTTTGTAGCACAGGCAATTATTGTGTCGTTCAAATTTATTTTCATATTATCTTCTTCCCAATTTTGATTATAACAAAACAAAACCAGAAAGTTATTTTTCTGGTCTGTATATTATTCTAATTTTTCTATTACCAAGAGCGCCAGTCGTTTTTGATTTTAGAGTTTTGTATTTCATAATCATTGAGTTGATTTCTTTTCTTACATTTTTGTTATAAGCTGGTAACTTTATATCTTCTTTTGTTCTCATAACACTATTAAAAATTTCTTTTATCTTTAATTTATCAAACTCTCTAGAATTTTTATTAGCAACATTAAAATTAACGAACTCAAAATGAATTTTAATTTTGAGTTTTAGATTAAACATTAATTTTATAAATACTCTTATATTTTTTCTTGTTTCTTTATCTATGATTTCTTTAGAATCATAAGCTATAAAGTTTTTATCTTTGGATATTACATAGAATATAGAAATTATTCTTATTGAAGAGATTTTTGAAAGCTGCTCATTTAAAAATCTCATAAAACTAATTCTTTCTTTAGATGATATAAATAAAATCACTTCCCCTAAGTTATTTCAAAAAACTAATTTATTTTCTGGTCTTTTACTTATTAGAAAGTGATTAAATTTATTATTAATTTTTTTTAGCTTCATTAGAAACTTTTGCAGCTATTGTTTTGTTTTTTTCGATTTGCTTTTCTCTTTTTTTCTTCAACCTTGAGGCTTTAGTTTCCTTCAAGAAGTGGAAAGTTAAAGTTTGAATAATTTGGAATGTTGAAGAGAAAATTCAATAAATAGCAACCCCTGAGGCAATACTAAATACAACGAATAGGAATACAACCATAAATACGATTTGCATTATCAATTGTTTTTTTCTTGCCTTCTTCTGTTGTTCAGATTCCAATTTTGGTTTCTTTTTAAACATTTGAAGAATCATAGGAAGCATCATTGATCCAATTTGTAATGGTAGGTAAACCACTATTAAAGTTAAATATATTCAATTACCTTCTTGTATTTGTTTGAAAGGAGTTTCAACAAGTGTAATTTGTCCTACGGTTGCAATTTTTAGCGCATGTGTTGCTCTAACAACAGAGAACATCGCAAATAAGAATGGCATTGATAAGAATGATGTAGCAATTGAACTCATTGGACTAATACCTTCTTTTTTGTAAAGAGCCATTAATTCCATTTGTTGTTTTTGCTTAGCACTTGGATCTGAAGAGTTTTTATATTTCTCTTGTACCTCTGCTTGTTTTGCTTGCAATCCTTGCATTTTTTCTTGATTCATTTGAGTTTTTCAAGTAAACGCTAAAGTTATACCCCTTACAATTAGTGATGTAAAGAATATAGCAAATATTGCAGCAACACCATAAGAACTTGAATCTGGATCCAATCTTCCATCAGCTGCATGATTTGAAAATAAACTTATAAAGGATACTAACAATCATGCTAATGGATAAACAAAGAATCCGTAGAATGGAGAAGAAGTTACTGTAAATGCTTGCCCTCAATTTGATATTGGGTTAAATGCATATTCAACTAATTCACCTGTTTTTGGATCTATCTTAAATCAGTGTGTTTTTGAACTTCAATCACCCAAAGATTTAATAATAATTTCAAATGATACTCCCGGAGAATACATTGTATTTCCGGCCATATCCGTAACTGCATTAACTGTATACTGTGGTTGATACATTTGTACACACCCTCACAGCATAGAAACAATAATAAATACAAATAATACCAACTTTATCCACACCCAAACTAATTTCATTCAATCTTTTGGTGTTTTTTTCTTATTGTTGTTATTATTTAGGTATTTAGAATAGTCCTGTTTGTACAAGATATTCACCTCTCTTTATTTTATTAGTAATAAAGCTTTTTTTAATTCTTCTAAATTATCTTGAAAAGATTTATCTAGTATCATGATTCTGGCCATAATTACTATATCAAAATATTTTTCGCTTTGATCATCTAATATTTCTCATATCATAGA
This genomic interval from Spiroplasma monobiae MQ-1 contains the following:
- a CDS encoding TatD family hydrolase; protein product: MAGIFDTHTHFNDVVYKEKEFEASDMINEAKIVGVSHFCCVGFDIKSSREACKYALKYPNVYAAVGIHPNDVNKFTIDDLDEIDTMAHGEGVVAIGEVGLDYYYTDDHKEIQKEFFKEQIRIAQRNDLVVMMHLRDNDESEAAYIDALEILDELKVKRAIVHCYTRGFELAKKFTKRGYLISIPGVVTFKNALPLQETVEKLSLNEMIVETDAPYLTPEPKRGKLNMSKNIVYTVEKIASIKKVNKSDVIEATTNNALKIFKI
- the yidC gene encoding membrane protein insertase YidC, coding for MYQPQYTVNAVTDMAGNTMYSPGVSFEIIIKSLGDWSSKTHWFKIDPKTGELVEYAFNPISNWGQAFTVTSSPFYGFFVYPLAWLLVSFISLFSNHAADGRLDPDSSSYGVAAIFAIFFTSLIVRGITLAFTWKTQMNQEKMQGLQAKQAEVQEKYKNSSDPSAKQKQQMELMALYKKEGISPMSSIATSFLSMPFLFAMFSVVRATHALKIATVGQITLVETPFKQIQEGNWIYLTLIVVYLPLQIGSMMLPMILQMFKKKPKLESEQQKKARKKQLIMQIVFMVVFLFVVFSIASGVAIYWIFSSTFQIIQTLTFHFLKETKASRLKKKREKQIEKNKTIAAKVSNEAKKN
- the mnmE gene encoding tRNA uridine-5-carboxymethylaminomethyl(34) synthesis GTPase MnmE is translated as MNLNDTIIACATKVSRQAISIIRLSGEQSIDIVNKILRNKLEIENKMQVRKLYENNDIIDESLILTFVNGKSFTGENVVEIQCHGGILLTNKIISLLISYGARPALPGEFSQRAYLNGKINLIQAESINNLIDSKNELALKINALNLEGKNNKSLLKIKESLIDLISKIQTSIDYPDYDDVEGSTTEEIQLELTKLKNQVTKILETSKRFNILNNGISTLILGETNVGKSSLLNSLIAEDKAIVTDIEGTTRDIVEGQLNFENFSLNLIDTAGIRNTKDEVEKMGIEKSISLIQTSNIILFVINKGKINYEIYEKIKDKKHIVVLNKVELLSENEIREIQDEFKDLVMVSALKGDIRNLISKIEEQFNNEDLLESEVPVLSNAFHIEMFKTILELLEKCSDNIEQGFTTDLINFDLYEILKILNNLLGIYDADEEVIDTIFRKYCLGK
- a CDS encoding rod shape-determining protein, whose amino-acid sequence is MYKEFNRPFISLDLGTSNILAYVSGQGIVYNQPSLMAYDVRTNKLVAIGQEAYEMVGKTNDNIRLITPLVDGVIADLDAAQDLLKHIFDRLKMMNFWKSSIVVLACPSGVTELERDALKMVAKDMGASLVVVEEEVKMSALGAGVNIEMPVGHLIVDIGGGTTDIAIISNGDIVISRSLKIAGNAFNEEILKYVRAEYNISIGIKTAENIKKSCGSLVKYPNERSMQIYGRDIVSGLPKEVTVNSEEIRNVLLGAFSKITDLVIEIMENTPPELAGDIMKNGMVLCGGGALVRNVDKYFFDIFQLPTKIAADPLNCVIEGTKAYEKIILKRVEAGEYADSQDTYLQTLKK
- a CDS encoding rod shape-determining protein; translated protein: MKIDERTFIALDLGTSNILAFVGRQGIVYDEPSIMAYDNITNTLVALGADAYNMVGKTHENIRMVVPIKDGVITDLDAAKDMLKHVFSKLKMLNDWKNSIILLACPSEVTELEREALKQVAYDMGAEIVIVEEEVKMAALGAGINIDVPRGHIVIDIGGGTTDIAIISAGDVVISRSIKVAGNALDEEIKKYIRSEYNVTIGDRSAEDVKKELGSLSKYKGERTMSVFGRDIVSGLPKEAIISSEEIRNVLVNAFSRITDLLIELMENTPPELAGDIISNGFTICGGGSQIRGIKEYFNGIFSVPCHVSPNPLTGVIEGARVFQKIINDRIEKDYYGKNARNVKKGSQTSYL
- a CDS encoding rod shape-determining protein, which gives rise to MANKKPTFVSMDLGTANTLVYIAGQGIVYNEPSIVAYRIKENKIIAVGEEAYKMIGKGNKTIRVVRPMVDGVITDIRATEAQLRYIFSKLRITKQLRHSIMLLACPSVITELEKTALKKIAVNLGADQVFVEEEVKMAALGGGVNIYAPTGNLIVDMGGGTTDIAVLASGDIVLSKSIKVAGNYLNDECQKFIRSQYGLEIGSKTAESIKVNVGSLAKFPDERRMKVYGRDVVSGLPREIEITPEEVREVLKVPVSRIIDLTVQVLEDTPPELAGDIFRNGITICGGGALIRGIDKYFADTLQLPTKIGEQPLLAVINGTKKFESEIWEIVKAQRLHDDIMGR